In a single window of the Campylobacter fetus subsp. testudinum 03-427 genome:
- the ispE gene encoding 4-diphosphocytidyl-2-C-methylerythritol kinase (Pfam match to PF00288.22 GHMP_kinases_N), whose product MRSYAKLNIFLKITGFRGNYHEIKSRFILFKDIFDEIEFVKKTSDEFIQNDKIQNNIIEKARVELEKLGFKNELDEFFKFNQVKLIKNIPMGGGLGGGSSNAAMFLNLANDSLNLKIPKEKLIQISKNIGADVPFFLSGFNSANVSGIGEIVSAFDDDIPKIDIIKSKIFCSTKDVFSRYKECFFKFDTDLALNLEKLSSKEILNSYKNYELNDLLKPCTALYPDLKISQNEFLSGSGSTKFKLSI is encoded by the coding sequence ATGAGAAGCTACGCTAAGTTAAATATATTTCTAAAAATAACTGGTTTTAGGGGAAACTACCACGAAATCAAGTCAAGATTTATACTGTTTAAAGATATATTTGATGAGATTGAATTCGTAAAAAAAACCAGTGATGAGTTTATACAAAATGACAAAATACAAAACAATATTATTGAAAAAGCAAGAGTGGAGCTAGAAAAACTCGGATTTAAAAACGAACTTGATGAGTTTTTCAAATTTAATCAAGTAAAACTGATAAAAAACATTCCTATGGGAGGCGGACTTGGAGGTGGAAGCAGCAACGCTGCAATGTTTTTAAATTTAGCAAATGATAGTTTAAATTTAAAAATACCAAAAGAAAAACTAATCCAAATAAGCAAAAATATAGGGGCGGACGTACCGTTTTTTTTAAGCGGATTTAACAGTGCAAATGTAAGTGGAATCGGGGAAATCGTGTCTGCGTTTGATGATGATATCCCAAAAATAGATATTATAAAAAGTAAAATATTTTGCTCTACGAAAGACGTTTTTAGCAGATATAAAGAGTGCTTTTTTAAATTTGATACTGATTTAGCACTAAATTTAGAAAAACTAAGCTCAAAAGAGATATTAAACTCATATAAGAATTATGAATTAAATGATCTTTTAAAGCCCTGCACCGCTCTATATCCAGATCTAAAAATCTCTCAAAACGAGTTTCTTAGCGGAAGCGGAAGTACGAAATTTAAACTATCTATATAG
- the csrA gene encoding carbon storage regulator (Pfam match to PF02599.12 CsrA), producing MLILTRKDGESIKIEGNIEIKVIQTLKNGVKIGIEAPKNVMILRSELMNEIANSNLKASLANKNSLNELSKKFQK from the coding sequence ATGCTTATACTCACTAGAAAAGACGGCGAAAGTATCAAGATAGAAGGCAACATAGAGATAAAAGTGATACAAACGCTAAAAAATGGCGTAAAAATCGGTATAGAAGCACCAAAAAATGTTATGATACTAAGAAGTGAGCTTATGAATGAGATAGCAAACTCAAATTTAAAAGCTAGTTTAGCAAATAAAAACTCACTAAACGAACTTAGCAAAAAGTTTCAAAAATGA
- the truB gene encoding tRNA pseudouridine 55 synthase (Pfam match to PF01509.14 TruB_N), with the protein MKDNRLFVANKPSGISSNHFLSRLKRKYGVKKAGFSGTLDPFASGALIVAFGNYTKLFNYLAKTPKTYVATLWLGANSQSLDNENIENICELKPFAMDSINIIMKDLQGKITYTPPKFSAKKIDGKRAYELARNGEEFEMKSSIMEIFNVKLIHYSHPFLSFEISLSEGAYVRSWANLFAKRLGVDGTLSALKRVSEGKFKFENEKALNPLEFLNLEKNNYLGNENNIKDGKKLDINEFQIKIDGTYYLTFDDFFSIIKIENGAVSYCLNKVEYAYTH; encoded by the coding sequence ATGAAAGATAATCGTCTTTTTGTAGCAAATAAACCTTCTGGAATTTCAAGCAACCACTTTTTAAGCAGACTAAAACGCAAATACGGCGTAAAAAAAGCAGGATTTTCAGGCACTCTTGATCCTTTTGCAAGCGGTGCTTTGATAGTGGCGTTTGGAAATTACACAAAACTTTTTAATTATCTAGCAAAAACTCCAAAAACTTACGTCGCCACTCTTTGGTTAGGAGCAAACTCACAAAGCTTAGATAATGAAAATATAGAAAATATATGCGAATTAAAACCATTTGCCATGGATAGTATAAATATCATAATGAAAGATTTGCAAGGCAAAATCACCTACACGCCTCCTAAATTTAGCGCTAAAAAAATAGATGGAAAAAGAGCATATGAACTTGCTAGAAACGGTGAGGAATTCGAAATGAAAAGCTCTATTATGGAGATTTTCAACGTAAAACTTATACACTACTCTCATCCATTTTTAAGTTTTGAAATTTCACTTAGTGAAGGCGCTTATGTAAGGTCTTGGGCAAATTTATTTGCTAAAAGACTCGGAGTAGATGGCACTTTGAGTGCATTAAAAAGAGTTAGCGAAGGAAAATTCAAATTTGAAAATGAAAAAGCTCTAAATCCGCTTGAGTTTTTAAATTTAGAAAAAAATAACTATCTTGGAAATGAAAACAATATAAAAGATGGCAAAAAACTGGATATCAATGAGTTTCAAATAAAAATAGACGGCACGTATTATCTAACTTTTGATGATTTTTTTAGCATAATAAAGATAGAAAATGGCGCTGTTTCTTACTGTTTAAATAAGGTAGAATATGCTTATACTCACTAG
- the pepF gene encoding oligoendopeptidase F (Pfam matches to PF01432.16 Peptidase_M3, and to PF08439.6 Peptidase_M3_N), with amino-acid sequence MQWDLTLFFKNSDELDKFSKNLDKKAKNFNQKYSKNLEQLNDSEFLTSLQEYESILADINKIMSYAYLKFAKDTTNGSFLAKYEEICTKIEENLLFFTIEFNEISKEQQDSFIAYSKPYSYYLSLIAKQKSHQLSFLEERVLLRTANTGANAFSRLFDESMARLKFDFRGSVLSEEEILSKMLDSDRSVRKDAALSLSKTLEQNKHLLTYIYNMIKTDLKNECELRNYELAESSRHESNQIEKQSVDTLIKATESSFDLVSKFYHKKRELLGYEKLYDYDRYAPLNSESEFNYEEAKEIILKAFNSFNPLFAKLAKRAFDENWCDVYPTKNKQSGAFSHSASSDTHPFVLLNYTNKRRDLFTVAHELGHAIHQFLSYKVGFLNSNTPLTTAETASVFCEMLVFEYVKNRTNDTKLSGLLAGKIEDIFSTLYRQINFTTFERRVHAYQGEISNENLNDIWYEESKKMFGDSLVLNDYYKIWWSYIPHFIHSPFYCYAYSYAQLLVLALFGLYKSGKCENFVEIYTEFLSLGGSKSPKDMVAMFGFDINQEEFWQIGLNEVRNLVNEFISI; translated from the coding sequence ATGCAATGGGATTTAACTCTGTTTTTTAAAAACAGCGATGAGCTTGATAAGTTCAGCAAAAATTTAGATAAAAAAGCAAAAAACTTTAATCAAAAATATAGTAAAAATTTAGAACAATTAAACGATAGTGAGTTTTTAACCTCTTTACAAGAATATGAAAGTATTCTTGCAGATATAAATAAGATTATGAGCTACGCTTATTTGAAATTTGCTAAAGATACTACAAACGGCTCTTTTTTAGCAAAATATGAAGAAATTTGTACAAAAATAGAAGAGAATTTGCTATTTTTTACTATTGAGTTCAACGAGATATCAAAAGAACAGCAAGACAGTTTTATAGCTTATTCAAAACCTTATAGCTACTATCTTAGTCTTATAGCAAAACAAAAATCACATCAACTAAGTTTTCTTGAAGAAAGAGTTCTTTTAAGAACGGCAAATACCGGTGCAAATGCTTTTTCAAGGCTTTTTGATGAAAGTATGGCAAGGCTGAAGTTTGATTTTAGAGGTTCAGTCTTAAGCGAAGAAGAAATTCTATCAAAAATGCTCGATAGCGATAGAAGTGTAAGAAAAGACGCGGCTTTATCTCTTAGCAAAACTCTTGAGCAAAACAAACACCTTTTAACATATATTTATAATATGATAAAAACTGATCTAAAAAATGAGTGTGAGCTAAGAAATTATGAACTTGCAGAATCAAGCAGACACGAGAGTAATCAAATAGAAAAACAAAGCGTAGATACTCTCATAAAAGCGACTGAATCTAGCTTTGATCTTGTTTCTAAATTTTACCATAAAAAAAGAGAGCTTCTAGGATATGAAAAGCTTTATGATTACGATAGATACGCCCCTCTTAATAGCGAGAGCGAATTTAATTATGAAGAGGCAAAAGAGATAATTTTAAAGGCTTTTAACTCTTTTAATCCACTTTTTGCAAAACTTGCAAAAAGAGCTTTTGATGAAAACTGGTGCGACGTATATCCAACTAAAAATAAACAAAGTGGCGCTTTTTCGCATTCAGCTTCAAGTGATACTCATCCATTTGTACTACTAAATTATACAAACAAAAGACGCGATCTTTTTACAGTAGCCCATGAGCTAGGACACGCTATACATCAATTTTTAAGCTATAAAGTTGGATTTTTGAACTCAAATACTCCTCTTACCACAGCTGAAACTGCTTCTGTATTTTGCGAAATGTTAGTGTTCGAATATGTAAAAAACAGAACCAACGATACAAAACTATCTGGATTATTAGCAGGTAAAATAGAAGATATTTTTTCAACCCTATATCGTCAAATAAATTTTACTACATTTGAAAGACGAGTTCATGCTTACCAGGGCGAAATTTCTAATGAAAATTTAAATGATATTTGGTATGAAGAGTCTAAAAAAATGTTCGGCGATAGCCTTGTTTTAAACGATTATTATAAAATTTGGTGGAGTTATATACCTCATTTCATACACTCTCCGTTTTATTGCTATGCATATAGCTACGCTCAGTTGCTTGTACTTGCTTTATTTGGGCTTTATAAAAGCGGAAAATGTGAGAATTTTGTGGAAATTTATACTGAGTTTTTGAGCCTTGGTGGAAGCAAAAGCCCAAAAGATATGGTAGCAATGTTTGGATTTGATATAAATCAAGAGGAATTTTGGCAAATAGGTCTTAATGAAGTTAGAAATTTAGTAAATGAGTTTATATCTATTTAG
- a CDS encoding UvrD/REP family helicase (Pfam matches to PF13361.2 UvrD_C, and to PF00580.17 UvrD-helicase) — translation MDNLLDSLNKSQKEAASHIDGAMLILAGAGSGKTKTITTRLAYLISVVGIDPLNTLTLTFTNKAASTMKHRALSMLNSNISSSPLLCTFHKFGLLFLKFYINELGRKNSFVIIDTDDKKKIIKEFESSVAASVISNEISKYKNLLLSVEDVINSSKLNAENQFMKTNYEKIAKAYKLYEEYLAANNLVDFDDLLALTYKILLNNNDLANEISNRYKYIMVDEYQDTNDLQYKLLRKLCECHENLVVVGDDDQSIYGWRGAKIENILNFKDQFNNVKLIKLEENYRSTPSILKAANELIDHNRSRLGKELFSTKKDKYPIQIIENGDENIEARVIAGQIQKLLGSGVKADEIAILYRVNALSRSLEDGLNKARIPYKMVGGVKFYERMEIKDIISYLRLILNPNDDFSLNRVINRPKRGLGKVSLAKLEKFAYENKTSIYNAIYMIDDDTIGKKLRAVLLDFANELKELSSLAPNDIPANLEKSFGIKEYYKNLPDAIDRVANIDEFYALIKDQIQNDESFALEEFLNELALESEQDRISDDAISIMSVHASKGLEFEHLFVIGLEEGFFPLIGDGSDIEEERRLAYVAITRAKSGLNLSFSNSRFYKGQRARLNKSRFLSETGLCEGSLKLETSNEFKKGDLIKHKIFGIGRVMEITKIKSEFKLKINFAGNIKEIMSSFVEKVV, via the coding sequence ATGGATAATCTACTAGACTCTTTAAACAAAAGCCAAAAAGAAGCAGCCTCACATATCGATGGTGCTATGTTGATATTAGCAGGAGCTGGAAGTGGCAAAACTAAAACTATTACAACTAGACTAGCTTACCTAATCAGCGTAGTAGGTATAGATCCTCTAAATACATTAACATTAACATTTACAAACAAAGCCGCAAGCACTATGAAGCATCGCGCTTTGTCTATGCTAAACTCAAATATCAGTTCGTCTCCGCTTCTTTGCACTTTCCATAAATTTGGTCTTTTGTTTTTAAAATTTTACATAAATGAACTAGGTAGAAAAAATAGCTTTGTCATTATAGATACAGATGATAAAAAAAAGATCATAAAAGAGTTTGAAAGCAGTGTTGCAGCCTCAGTTATATCAAACGAAATTTCAAAATACAAAAATCTACTTTTAAGCGTAGAAGATGTTATAAATAGCTCAAAACTAAACGCAGAAAATCAGTTTATGAAGACAAATTACGAAAAAATAGCAAAAGCATATAAACTATATGAAGAGTATTTAGCCGCAAATAATCTTGTAGATTTTGATGATCTTTTAGCTCTTACATATAAAATTTTACTAAACAATAACGACCTTGCAAATGAGATTTCAAATAGATATAAATATATAATGGTAGATGAGTATCAAGATACAAACGACCTTCAGTATAAACTACTAAGAAAATTATGCGAGTGTCATGAAAATCTAGTAGTAGTAGGAGATGATGATCAAAGCATATATGGTTGGCGTGGCGCAAAGATAGAAAATATTTTAAATTTCAAAGATCAATTTAATAATGTAAAATTAATCAAACTTGAAGAAAACTACCGCTCTACTCCATCTATCTTAAAAGCTGCAAATGAGCTTATAGATCATAACCGCTCAAGACTAGGAAAAGAGCTATTTAGTACTAAAAAAGACAAATACCCGATTCAAATCATAGAAAACGGCGATGAAAATATAGAAGCAAGAGTTATAGCAGGTCAAATTCAAAAATTATTAGGATCTGGCGTTAAAGCAGATGAAATAGCGATATTATACAGAGTAAATGCTTTGTCTCGTAGCCTTGAAGATGGCTTAAATAAAGCTAGAATTCCATACAAAATGGTAGGCGGAGTTAAATTCTATGAGAGAATGGAGATAAAAGATATCATTAGTTATCTAAGACTTATATTAAATCCAAACGATGATTTTTCTTTAAACCGCGTAATAAACAGACCAAAACGAGGTCTTGGAAAAGTCAGCCTTGCAAAACTTGAAAAATTCGCTTACGAGAACAAAACATCGATTTACAACGCTATATATATGATAGATGATGATACGATAGGAAAAAAGCTAAGAGCCGTTTTGTTGGATTTTGCAAATGAGTTAAAAGAGTTAAGCTCGTTAGCTCCAAACGATATACCTGCAAATTTAGAAAAAAGTTTTGGTATAAAAGAGTATTATAAAAATTTACCAGACGCGATAGATAGAGTAGCAAATATAGACGAGTTTTATGCGCTTATAAAAGATCAAATACAAAATGATGAGAGTTTTGCTTTAGAAGAGTTTTTAAATGAGTTAGCTTTAGAAAGCGAACAAGATAGGATAAGTGATGATGCGATATCCATTATGAGCGTTCATGCGAGCAAAGGACTTGAGTTCGAACATCTTTTTGTTATAGGGCTTGAAGAGGGATTTTTTCCGCTTATCGGAGATGGAAGCGATATAGAAGAAGAGAGAAGACTTGCTTATGTAGCTATAACTAGAGCAAAAAGCGGATTAAATCTTTCATTTTCAAATTCGAGATTTTACAAAGGTCAAAGAGCAAGACTAAATAAATCAAGATTCTTAAGCGAAACAGGACTTTGTGAAGGTTCGCTTAAACTTGAAACTAGTAATGAGTTCAAAAAAGGCGATCTCATCAAACATAAAATTTTTGGTATCGGCAGAGTTATGGAGATAACAAAGATAAAATCCGAATTTAAATTAAAAATCAACTTTGCAGGAAATATAAAAGAGATAATGTCGAGTTTCGTGGAAAAAGTAGTATGA
- a CDS encoding transcriptional regulator, LysR family (Pfam matches to PF00126.23 HTH_1, and to PF03466.16 LysR_substrate), which yields MVSDFNKIYTFMAIVKERSFSKASKVLGISQPAVTLQIKKLEEILQATLIMRKKNGIILTKEGEKFYKLCLKFEGSMFRFKEEANHIKDEKTPIVVATNALIGETILPIMLDKICEVVDSELDVKITDHNNLLSYLLDRRCDFCMMQERIYNDQLIFKKLLEYEIVLVSNLKTDSHIGVNDLVKHKFIKDKTKTFLSSYFDQFGIKYDEFDTIYNLDGSVATRCAMLHNKTREYYAFLPKFMIENDLENEELFLVNIDGIKIIRQLFIAGLSDSEDMLDRLGKINFNVIS from the coding sequence ATGGTTAGTGATTTTAACAAAATCTATACTTTCATGGCTATAGTTAAAGAAAGAAGTTTTTCTAAAGCTTCCAAGGTGCTAGGTATATCCCAACCAGCCGTCACGCTTCAGATCAAAAAGCTAGAAGAGATACTTCAAGCAACTTTGATCATGAGGAAAAAAAATGGAATAATACTTACAAAAGAAGGTGAAAAATTTTACAAACTCTGTTTAAAGTTTGAAGGTTCTATGTTTAGGTTTAAAGAAGAGGCTAACCATATAAAGGATGAGAAAACACCTATCGTAGTTGCTACAAACGCGCTTATAGGCGAAACGATCTTACCTATAATGTTAGATAAGATATGTGAAGTTGTGGATAGTGAACTAGACGTTAAGATAACAGATCATAATAATCTACTATCTTATCTGCTAGATAGAAGGTGTGATTTTTGTATGATGCAAGAAAGAATTTATAATGATCAGCTCATTTTCAAAAAGCTTTTGGAATACGAGATAGTTTTGGTTTCAAATTTAAAAACAGATTCACATATCGGCGTAAATGATCTCGTTAAGCATAAATTTATAAAAGATAAGACAAAAACGTTTCTAAGCTCATATTTTGATCAATTTGGTATAAAATACGATGAGTTTGATACCATTTATAATCTAGACGGATCTGTGGCTACAAGGTGTGCTATGCTTCATAACAAAACAAGAGAATATTATGCTTTTTTACCTAAATTTATGATAGAAAATGATTTAGAAAATGAAGAGCTATTTTTAGTAAATATAGACGGTATTAAGATTATCAGACAGCTATTTATAGCTGGATTAAGTGATAGTGAAGATATGCTTGATAGATTAGGAAAGATAAATTTTAATGTTATTTCTTAA